The Neoarius graeffei isolate fNeoGra1 chromosome 10, fNeoGra1.pri, whole genome shotgun sequence genome has a segment encoding these proteins:
- the mapre1a gene encoding microtubule-associated protein RP/EB family member 1a, which produces MAVNVYSTSVTSDNLSRHELLTWINSSLRMNHAKIEQLCTGAAYCQFMDMLFPACVPLKKVKFQAKLEHEYIYNFKILQGSFKKLGVNKIIPVDKLVRGRFQDNFEFVQWFKKFFDANYDGKEYDPEVARQGQEVAASQCPAPGSGSKSRKGSLDAQISSVKPTAPVAPLRLAAASPKRATPPAQRTDTVTGEQLIQMMNDLKCNIAELEKERDFYFNKLRNIELVCQEKEGEANPTLQKIVDVLYATDEGFQIPGEGADEPEEF; this is translated from the exons ATGGCGGTGAATGTTTACTCCACGTCAGTTACTAGTGACAACCTCAGTCGTCATGAACTGCTGACCTGGATTAACAGCTCCCTCCGCATGAACCACGCCAAGATTGAGCAGCTGTGTACAG GTGCTGCCTACTGTCAGTTCATGGATATGTTGTTCCCAGCTTGTGTGCCATTGAAGAAAGTAAAATTCCAGGCCAAATTGGAGCATGAGTATATCTACAATTTTAAAATTCTTCAAGGAAGCTTTAAAAAGCTCGGGGTGAATAAA ATTATACCAGTGGACAAGCTTGTAAGAGGGAGATTCCAGGATAATTTTGAGTTTGTGCAATGGTTTAAGAAATTCTTTGATGCTAACTATGATGGAAAGGAGTATGATCCAGAAGTGGCTCGACAGGGGCAGGAGGTTGCTGCCTCCCAGTGTCCGGCTCCAGGTTCAGGCAGTAAATCTCGGAAAGGCAGTTTGG ACGCGCAGATCAGTTCAGTGAAGCCCACAGCTCCAGTTG CTCCACTGAGACTGGCCGCAGCTTCTCCCAAGAGGGCAACTCCTCCAGCCCAGAGAACAGATACAGTGACTGGAGAACAGCTCATTCAGATG atgAATGATCTAAAATGCAACATAGCAGAGTTGGAAAAGGAGAGGGACTTTTATTTCAACAAACTGAGGAACATTGAGCTGGTTTGCCAGGAAAAAGAGGGGGAAGCCAATCCCACGCTGCAAAAAATAGTTGACGTTTTGTATGCTACAGAT GAAGGTTTTCAGATCCCAGGGGAAGGTGCTGATGAACCAGAAGAGTTTTGA